ACTGAGGTTGCGGTAGCGCAACGGCGAGAAAGGCGAATCCTCAAGGAAGCTCTGCTCACCTGCAAGGGCCTCTTCCAGGCCCATTTCAACCCTCTCGGGTGCCACCTGGAAAGTCGGATCGACACTGACCCAACCCCGCCCCTCCTGCCAGTACTCAACCCAGGCATGGGCATCAAACTGGCGCACCTGCACATAGTTGCCCGCCGGATTGAACTCGCCGCCCTGATAACCGGCCACCACCCGCGCCGGAATGCCCGCAGCGCGCAGCACATAGGTCATGGCTCCGGCGTAATGCGCACAGAAGCCGCTGCGGGATTCAAACAGGAAATCATCAATATTGTTCACACCTAACGTTGGTGGAGTCAGGGTGTAAGCAAAGGGCTCGCGGTTGAAATGGCTAAGCAGTGCCTGCACCAACAGTTCGGGCTGCGGATGCTCGCGCTTAAGCTGCTCTGCCCAGGCGCGGGTGCGCGGCTCGCCTTGCTCCGGCAACTGCAAGGCGCGGCGCAAGGTTTCCCGAGGCGGTTGCGGCTCGCGTAGCGCCTGCGGCCAGGAGGTGGCCTGATAGATCAGCGAGCGGTCCACTGGCTGCCGCCGCTGCAGACGGAAATCACTCATCTGCCGGGTCTGTTCCAACGTGGTCTCCGCCACATCCAGAGCAAACAGCCAGCGCTGTGAACTCGGTTGCATCACGATGCTGTAACTCAGCGCCTCGCCGCGTTTCTGCCACTGCGCACCGGGGCCAAACTCGGCGTAATCGGATTGCGACCAGCGCCGCCCATCAAAACGATCCAGGGTTAGTGCACGCCAGTACAACTCACTGCGCGGCGGCGTTTCGCCGTTGAAACTGGAGCGAAACGCCAGAGCGGCGGAGCGGCTCAGGTCGGCGATATCCGCCGGCGCCATGCTGTCCGACAAGCCGGTGGTGGCCTTGTCATTTGGCACGGGTAACGACCACAGCGGGCCCATGCGCGGGAAAAAGACAAACAGCAGCAACATCACCGGCAACGCCTGCAACAGCAGCCCGCCAGCCAGCCGTGCGGTCGGCCAGGGTTGCGCGGCCAAGCTGCTCTGCTGCAGGCCAATCAAGGCTGCAAGCAAGGCGGTTACCGGGAGCAGGCTGTAGAAGGCCATCAGCATGCTGTCATCGAACAGGTAGGCGGTGACCACCACAAAGAAGCCGAGAAAGATCAGCACCAGCGCATCACGCCGCGTGCGCATCTCCAGCAGTTTCAGGACAAAGGCAGCGACCAGCAGCACCACTCCGGCATCCAGGCCAATCAGGCTGCCACGGGAGAGAAACACGCCAAGCGCTGCGGCCAGCATCAGACTGCCCTTTGCCCAGGCATTCGGGTAGCGCGCGCGCATACGGAAAATCTGAATACGCCAAGCTGCACTGCCCAACCACAGGCCGATAATCCACAGCGGTAAATGCGTCAGATGAGGGATGATCACCAGTACCTGAGCCACTAGCAGCCAGGTCAGGCTGATGCGCGGAATCGCGGTAACCGGACTCATGGCGCACGCCCGAACAACGCCAGGGCGCGCAGGCAGGCATCACGGTGCAGCTCGCCACTGTCGGCGCCCAGCACCTGGCCCGGCAGGCTCAGTACAAACGGCTGCTGCCGCTCGGACAGCTGCAATACCCAATGGCAGAGCAGCGACAAGCGAGTTTCGACATCACCGGCCAAAGCGTCAAAATCCAGATACAGGTCACGTCCGGTGATTGAGGCAAAATCCTTGACCAGCAGGCCCTGACCACGGGAATAGGCTTTCCAGTGCAAACGGCGCTTGGAGTCGCCCGGCTGATAGGTCTTCAGCCCCTGGTAATCGTCTACGCCCTGACCGTGGGGCCGACTGCCCTCTTCGTCCTGATCCTCACTGGCACCAGCGGACAACGGCAGATCACCCGGCAATGGCCGTGGGTAGACAAGCACCTGCTGATCCAGATCGACCCAACTCCAGGCCACCAGAATTCCCAGGGGGAAACGGCTTTCAACCCGCAGGCGACCGGGGCGCAGCCAGCCGCGCAGCAGCGCTGGCAGGTTTAGCTGGCATTCACTCACACCCTGTTGCGGCACATCCAGGGTCTGCAAATCAGCCGGAGGCCAGCCCAGACTGACGGCCTGATGGGGGCGCTGACTGCTTTCCAGGCGTACGCGAAAGCCGGCAGGTTCACCGACAAATACCGCCGGCGCACTGCCGGCCTTGAGGATCAGCCCGGCCAGGTTGCGATAAGTGTGCAAAATGGCCACGACAAACACCGAGGCCAGCAGAAAGGTCAGGCCATAGGCCAGGCTGTTCTGGTAGTTGATCGCCGCCAACAACATCAACAGCAGCGCCAGCATAAAAGCCGCGCCGACTCGGCTGGGGATGATAAAGATCCGCCGCTGATTCAGGCGTACGCTGGCAGCCGCCGGAATGCGACGCGCCAGCCAGCGGTTCCAGCGCGGTCGGAGCTGGGCAATCAAAGCGCCGGCACCTCACGCAACAACCACTGCACCAGACTGCCGGCACCATGCCCAGCGGGGTCGGCGCGCTCGCGCAGGCGGTGACCGACCACCGACGGCAGCACGGCCTGCACGTCCTCGGGAATCACGTAATCACGCCCGGCAAGAAAAGCCCAGGCCCGCGCCGCCGCCAGCAACGCCAGGCTGGCCCGTGGTGACAGGCCCCAGGCGAACTGCGGCTGGGTGCGCGTGGCATCGACCAGGCGCAGTACATAGTCGATCAATGCATCGCTGGCGCGCACCTTGGGGATTTCCGCCTGCACCAGCGCCAGTTCGGCATGATCCAGCAGTGCTGGCAGAGTGGGCAGCACGGAGCGCCGCGAGTCGCCCAGCAGCAGGGCCTTTTCCGCCGCCTTGCCGGGATAGCCGAGCGACAGACGCATCAGAAAACGATCCAATTGCGACTCGGGCAAGGCGAACGTGCCGCCCTGACTGACCGGATTCTGCGTGGCAATTACAAAGAAGGGTTCAGGCAGCGGCCGGGTCGCGCCTTCGATGGTGACCTGGCCCTCCTCCATGGCTTCAAGCAGCGCACTCTGGCTTTTCGGCGTGGCGCGGTTGATCTCATCGGCGAGCACCAGCTCGGCGAAAATGGGCCCCGGATGGAAGATAAATTGCCCGGTGTCCTTGTCGAACACCGAGGTACCGAGGATGTCACCCGGCAAAAGGTCAGAGGTGAACTGGATGCGCTGGAAACTCAGGCCCAGCACCTTAGCCAGGGCATGGCTGAGGGTGGTTTTACCCATGCCGGGCAAATCCTCGATCAGCAGGTGGCCGCGCGCCAGCAGGCAGGTCATGGCCAGGCGAACCTGCGCCTCCTTGCCCAGTACCACCTGATTGATCGATTCCAGGCAGGTATCTAATTTCGTGCGCATCGCTCACTCCTTATGCAAGTGAACCGATGCTACTGGGCTGCACGGGGTCGGCAAAGAGCAAAGTAACCTTTGCTCACGAATCTTTTACTTCAGCTGCGACATACATCGCAGGCACAGCTACAGGCGGAAACGCCCAGCCATACCCTGCAGCTCGCGACCCAACTCAGCCAGCTCAATACTGGAGTTGGCGGACTCATCCATGGCCAACGCGGACTGATCGGCAATATCGCGAATCGAGGTCACGCTACGGCTGATTTCTTCCGCCACCGCCGTTTGTTGTTCGGCGGCAGCGGCAATCTGTTGGTTCATCTCGAAGATTTGGCTGACTGCAGCGGCGATTTCCGCCAGCGCGCCTTCGGTCTGATTGGCATCTGCCACTGTCTGCGTCACCAATGCGCCGCTCTGGCGCATGTCCTCGACAGAGCGCCGAGTGCCATCGCGCAGGGTGGCGATCAGCCCTTCGATTTCCGCCGTGGACTGCTGGGTACGCCGCGCCAAGGCGCGTACCTCATCGGCCACCACGGCAAAACCACGACCCTGCTCACCCGCCCGCGCGGCTTCGATAGCCGCGTTGAGTGCCAGCAAGTTGGTCTGTTCGGCCACGCTCTTGATCACATCCAGCACTGAGTCAATGCGCTGGGTGTCCTGGCTGAGCCGCTCGATGCTCTGGGTGGTGGTCTGCATGGCACTGGCCAACTGGTTGATTCGCTCCAGGGTCTGCTGCACCACGGCCACGCCGCTATTGACGCGGCGATCCGCCTGTTCGGTAGACGCCGCCGCAGCCTCGGCATTGCGCGCTACCTCATGCACGGTAGCGGTCATTTCACTCATGGCGGTGGCGACCTGATCGGTTTCCACCTTTTGCCCATTCACGCCCTGACGCGTTTGCTCGGTACTGGCTGACAGCGACTGCGCAGACGCGGATATCTGCAGCACCCCGCCCTGCAGCCGTCCCACCATCTCGCGCAGATTGCTGGACATGCCCTGCATAGCCGCCTGCAACTGGCCAATTTCGTCGCCACGCTGTACCTCGACCTGCACGCTGAGGTCACCGTCGGCAATGCGCCGCGCCTGTTCGATCACCTGTTTGAGCGGGCGCACGATCAGCAGGGTGATGGTCAGCGTTGCCAGCAGACCAATCAGCAACGCCAATGCCGTGGCCAGCACAATCAGCCAGGTGCTGGCCTGCAGTTGTCCATGCAGACTGGCCTTCTGCCGTCCGTAGGCCTGATCAACCAGGCTGAGGATGCGTTCAGCCTGTTGCACCAGGCTTTGGTATTCGCGTTTTTGCTGCTGCAGCAATCCGGTGTATTCGCCCAGCCGGTCATTGAAGGAATTGACGTTGCCGATCACTTCGGCCAGCACCGCGGCATAACCGGGGTCATCCATGGCATCGCGCAGCTCACCGGCTAACTGTTGGGCGTCGACGGCTTCCTGAATACGGGTCGGGGTCGCTTCGCCACTGCTGCGACTTTGCTCCAGCAATACGCGAGCCTGATCCAGCGCACGCAGCAACAGCTGATGCACCTGACTGATCTGCCCCGCCTGCAGCACAGACTCACCGCCCTGCTGGCCCTGGCTGCTTTTGAGCAGATCGACCCCGTCTTCAGCCAGACCGTCCTTGAGCAGATCGAGGCTGTTGGACGCGCTGACTACCAGCCAGGTCGCGGCCTCCAGCGACAGGTGCATATTGTCGCTCTGCTCGACATAGCGATCGAAGGCTGCGCGGTAGGCCGTCATGGCCTCGGCCACCTGATCCAGCCCGGCCCGCTCAGCCTCCGGCAACAACGCTTGCAGCGCAGCACTGGCATCGAGAATCTGCTGCGCCTGTTCGTGCAGCCGGGTGGCGTGCTGCTTATCGCCACTGAGGACGAAATCCTGCTCGCTGCGGCGGATCTGCATGACCTGGCTATTGATCGCACTCATGCGCTCCAACAGCGTCGAGCGCGCGCTGACATCACGCAGCGCCAGAAA
This DNA window, taken from Pseudomonas sp. SG20056, encodes the following:
- a CDS encoding DUF3488 and transglutaminase-like domain-containing protein gives rise to the protein MSPVTAIPRISLTWLLVAQVLVIIPHLTHLPLWIIGLWLGSAAWRIQIFRMRARYPNAWAKGSLMLAAALGVFLSRGSLIGLDAGVVLLVAAFVLKLLEMRTRRDALVLIFLGFFVVVTAYLFDDSMLMAFYSLLPVTALLAALIGLQQSSLAAQPWPTARLAGGLLLQALPVMLLLFVFFPRMGPLWSLPVPNDKATTGLSDSMAPADIADLSRSAALAFRSSFNGETPPRSELYWRALTLDRFDGRRWSQSDYAEFGPGAQWQKRGEALSYSIVMQPSSQRWLFALDVAETTLEQTRQMSDFRLQRRQPVDRSLIYQATSWPQALREPQPPRETLRRALQLPEQGEPRTRAWAEQLKREHPQPELLVQALLSHFNREPFAYTLTPPTLGVNNIDDFLFESRSGFCAHYAGAMTYVLRAAGIPARVVAGYQGGEFNPAGNYVQVRQFDAHAWVEYWQEGRGWVSVDPTFQVAPERVEMGLEEALAGEQSFLEDSPFSPLRYRNLSWLNELRLAWDNINYGWQRWVLGYQSQQQLEFLQRWLGRVDAQSLVIGLVGGGALLLGLLSLWLFKPWQRERDVQQRLFRRFEGLLARHGVPRRSGEGPRDYAMRAAKQMPAQAQAISDFAAAFEAQRYAGQEPSTVQLRLHLRALRRALPWRLTRLEP
- a CDS encoding DUF58 domain-containing protein; this translates as MIAQLRPRWNRWLARRIPAAASVRLNQRRIFIIPSRVGAAFMLALLLMLLAAINYQNSLAYGLTFLLASVFVVAILHTYRNLAGLILKAGSAPAVFVGEPAGFRVRLESSQRPHQAVSLGWPPADLQTLDVPQQGVSECQLNLPALLRGWLRPGRLRVESRFPLGILVAWSWVDLDQQVLVYPRPLPGDLPLSAGASEDQDEEGSRPHGQGVDDYQGLKTYQPGDSKRRLHWKAYSRGQGLLVKDFASITGRDLYLDFDALAGDVETRLSLLCHWVLQLSERQQPFVLSLPGQVLGADSGELHRDACLRALALFGRAP
- a CDS encoding AAA family ATPase; the encoded protein is MRTKLDTCLESINQVVLGKEAQVRLAMTCLLARGHLLIEDLPGMGKTTLSHALAKVLGLSFQRIQFTSDLLPGDILGTSVFDKDTGQFIFHPGPIFAELVLADEINRATPKSQSALLEAMEEGQVTIEGATRPLPEPFFVIATQNPVSQGGTFALPESQLDRFLMRLSLGYPGKAAEKALLLGDSRRSVLPTLPALLDHAELALVQAEIPKVRASDALIDYVLRLVDATRTQPQFAWGLSPRASLALLAAARAWAFLAGRDYVIPEDVQAVLPSVVGHRLRERADPAGHGAGSLVQWLLREVPAL
- a CDS encoding methyl-accepting chemotaxis protein; the encoded protein is MWTVVQRQVASLSTASKLASGFGIVLALTALVAATGFLALRDVSARSTLLERMSAINSQVMQIRRSEQDFVLSGDKQHATRLHEQAQQILDASAALQALLPEAERAGLDQVAEAMTAYRAAFDRYVEQSDNMHLSLEAATWLVVSASNSLDLLKDGLAEDGVDLLKSSQGQQGGESVLQAGQISQVHQLLLRALDQARVLLEQSRSSGEATPTRIQEAVDAQQLAGELRDAMDDPGYAAVLAEVIGNVNSFNDRLGEYTGLLQQQKREYQSLVQQAERILSLVDQAYGRQKASLHGQLQASTWLIVLATALALLIGLLATLTITLLIVRPLKQVIEQARRIADGDLSVQVEVQRGDEIGQLQAAMQGMSSNLREMVGRLQGGVLQISASAQSLSASTEQTRQGVNGQKVETDQVATAMSEMTATVHEVARNAEAAAASTEQADRRVNSGVAVVQQTLERINQLASAMQTTTQSIERLSQDTQRIDSVLDVIKSVAEQTNLLALNAAIEAARAGEQGRGFAVVADEVRALARRTQQSTAEIEGLIATLRDGTRRSVEDMRQSGALVTQTVADANQTEGALAEIAAAVSQIFEMNQQIAAAAEQQTAVAEEISRSVTSIRDIADQSALAMDESANSSIELAELGRELQGMAGRFRL